The Alkalinema sp. FACHB-956 genome has a window encoding:
- a CDS encoding DUF11 domain-containing protein, which produces MKFSLPSLQSVQVKPQSMIGLSPSLRSFSTFTCRAIGVLSVVAANYIIATPKVHAEPAYCSTVYALDSNTTSRIHTLNQTTGAYTQVGTVTSGILSAANAVQPSTGKMFYVSRSGTIKTYVWDPSTNTNTTLSGSFTIPAGEVTIRAAFAPNGKLYVATNAGGIYEVNPIDGSQLGSMITLKDSANQPLSLAGNGDMAFDGNGVLYLFNDANLYTVDINTRTAYLLSTTTGATFNSVAFGSGGKLFAYSSSTNTVFSINTNTGTATSVGSSSLGSGIVGSDFGSCAQPTPNLTVLKSYAKVGGSAGSTILPGDVVEYTVTITNTGTVPATNATFSDAIPAGATYVTGSTQMNSTAVTDGSGGTFPFQTARNINSPGLINGVVGIGVGYQVTLKYRVSLNAVNPPASIVNQGTVFYLGNLVPGVVSDDPNTVAVNDATTITYPVVTLSGNVFDDSDGSKVLNGAEAGTNAGGLNAVLVNSNNQVVATTAVATNGTYSFSNVAVNANYTVQITTANATIGSAPPVVTLPSNWVSTGENMNGTVDGTVDSKLAVAVTTNDVTGVNFGIEQLPTAVGATATSQTNPGGTTSVSVPSTLFTGSTDPDGTVASYKITAFPTNATSITINGTNYTSASFPAGGVTVTTAQLAGMVVDPIDGAVSVGISFKAIDNAGQESSNTAISTLPFTAGNVTVSGTVFDDADGSKLLNGAEIGTNGGGLNAVLVNGSNQVVATTAVAANGTYTFNSVPANASYTVQITTATATVGSAPPAITLPSNWVSTGENLSGTIDGTVDSKLSITVATSNLTGVNFGIEQLPTAVGGTAASQTNPGGTTNVSVPSTVFTGSTDPDGTVASYKITAFPTNTTSITIDGVTYTSGTFPAGGVTVPVAKLNTIQVDPIDGAVSVGISFKAIDNAGQESSNTATATLPFTAAVVNNPNLLLVKRITAINGTSINFFDDDTTSAKKDDDNHPYWPTPLNANGSLGSTSISSFLSGKIDAGMVKSGDDLEYTIYFLSAGNVPLKNVNFCDLVPTNTTFQPNSFGPGQGIQLSLGGSFLNLTNVPDSDRAQFLNPGAKLPTYCPSASNPTGAVLVNIVNSSFAAPDNELPNATAPGTPSYSYGFVRFKAKVN; this is translated from the coding sequence ATGAAATTTTCGTTGCCTTCTTTGCAATCTGTACAAGTAAAACCGCAATCAATGATTGGATTATCTCCATCATTGAGGTCATTTAGTACTTTCACATGTAGAGCGATAGGTGTATTGAGTGTAGTTGCAGCAAACTATATCATTGCAACTCCAAAAGTTCATGCAGAACCTGCCTATTGCTCTACGGTTTACGCATTAGATAGCAATACCACTAGTAGGATTCATACTTTAAATCAAACCACGGGTGCTTATACTCAAGTAGGGACGGTTACTAGCGGAATTCTTAGTGCGGCTAATGCTGTTCAGCCCAGTACTGGGAAGATGTTTTATGTGTCAAGGAGCGGCACTATTAAAACCTATGTGTGGGATCCAAGCACAAATACCAACACCACCCTATCTGGAAGTTTTACAATTCCGGCAGGAGAAGTAACAATCCGTGCAGCATTTGCACCAAATGGGAAACTTTATGTGGCCACTAATGCAGGAGGGATTTATGAAGTTAATCCCATTGATGGCTCACAACTTGGTTCAATGATCACGCTGAAGGACAGTGCTAATCAACCGTTATCGCTTGCAGGTAATGGTGATATGGCGTTTGATGGGAATGGAGTTCTTTACTTATTTAATGATGCTAACTTATATACTGTTGATATAAATACCCGAACAGCATATTTACTATCAACCACGACAGGAGCTACCTTTAATAGCGTTGCTTTTGGCTCTGGTGGTAAGCTGTTTGCATATAGTAGTTCGACCAATACTGTTTTTTCGATTAATACTAATACAGGTACTGCAACTTCGGTTGGTAGTTCATCTTTAGGGTCTGGTATTGTAGGGAGTGATTTTGGGAGTTGTGCTCAACCTACACCAAACCTAACAGTTTTAAAGAGCTATGCTAAAGTTGGGGGTAGTGCAGGAAGTACAATTCTGCCTGGTGATGTAGTTGAGTACACGGTTACAATTACCAATACAGGAACCGTGCCTGCTACGAATGCAACCTTTTCTGATGCCATTCCAGCAGGTGCAACCTATGTGACTGGTAGCACTCAAATGAATAGTACTGCTGTGACTGACGGTAGTGGTGGTACTTTCCCCTTCCAAACTGCGAGAAATATTAATTCTCCTGGTTTGATAAATGGTGTTGTTGGCATAGGTGTTGGCTATCAAGTAACACTCAAATATCGGGTGAGCTTAAATGCAGTTAATCCCCCTGCAAGTATTGTGAACCAAGGGACAGTATTTTATTTGGGAAACTTAGTTCCTGGAGTTGTCTCTGATGATCCTAATACAGTTGCTGTAAATGATGCTACAACAATTACTTATCCCGTCGTCACGCTGTCTGGAAATGTATTTGATGACTCAGATGGTAGTAAGGTTCTAAATGGTGCTGAAGCTGGGACAAATGCTGGTGGCCTGAATGCAGTCTTAGTTAACAGTAACAACCAAGTTGTAGCAACGACAGCTGTTGCTACTAATGGAACATATAGTTTTAGTAATGTTGCTGTCAATGCGAATTACACAGTTCAAATTACGACTGCCAATGCAACCATTGGATCTGCTCCCCCCGTTGTTACTTTACCGAGTAACTGGGTGAGTACGGGTGAAAACATGAATGGCACAGTTGACGGTACGGTAGATAGTAAACTTGCAGTTGCAGTGACAACAAATGATGTAACTGGTGTCAACTTCGGGATTGAGCAACTGCCGACCGCAGTAGGTGCTACAGCGACTAGCCAAACCAATCCGGGTGGAACCACAAGTGTCTCTGTTCCCAGTACCCTCTTCACAGGCTCAACAGATCCCGATGGCACCGTTGCGTCCTATAAGATCACAGCATTCCCCACCAATGCTACTAGCATCACGATTAACGGTACCAACTACACCTCTGCCTCTTTCCCTGCTGGGGGGGTGACGGTCACGACTGCGCAGTTAGCCGGGATGGTTGTTGATCCGATCGATGGTGCAGTGAGTGTCGGGATTTCCTTTAAAGCGATCGACAATGCGGGTCAAGAATCCAGTAATACTGCGATTTCGACGTTACCCTTTACCGCAGGCAATGTCACGGTGTCTGGTACGGTATTCGATGATGCGGATGGTAGCAAGCTACTCAATGGGGCTGAGATTGGTACGAATGGCGGTGGTTTGAATGCAGTGTTGGTTAATGGTAGCAATCAAGTTGTTGCAACAACGGCTGTGGCGGCTAATGGTACCTATACCTTCAACAGTGTCCCTGCAAATGCAAGTTATACGGTTCAAATTACGACTGCAACAGCTACGGTTGGTTCTGCACCCCCTGCTATCACTTTACCTAGTAACTGGGTGAGTACTGGTGAGAATTTGAGTGGAACGATTGATGGAACGGTAGATAGTAAGCTCAGTATTACTGTTGCAACGAGTAATCTAACCGGTGTGAACTTTGGGATTGAGCAACTACCAACCGCCGTGGGTGGTACTGCTGCTAGCCAAACCAATCCGGGGGGGACAACCAATGTGTCTGTTCCTAGTACAGTGTTCACCGGCTCAACGGATCCTGATGGTACTGTTGCGTCCTATAAGATCACAGCATTCCCCACCAACACCACCAGTATTACGATCGACGGTGTAACTTACACTTCAGGGACTTTCCCCGCTGGTGGAGTAACAGTCCCAGTTGCGAAGTTAAATACAATTCAAGTTGATCCGATCGACGGTGCAGTGAGTGTCGGGATTTCCTTTAAAGCGATCGACAACGCAGGTCAAGAATCCAGCAATACTGCCACTGCAACGTTACCCTTCACGGCAGCTGTGGTTAATAACCCTAACCTCCTACTCGTGAAACGGATTACCGCAATTAACGGAACATCCATCAACTTCTTTGATGATGACACCACCTCCGCCAAGAAAGATGACGACAATCATCCCTACTGGCCGACTCCGTTAAATGCCAATGGTAGCTTAGGGAGTACCAGCATCAGCAGCTTCCTATCCGGAAAAATTGATGCAGGTATGGTGAAATCTGGGGACGACTTGGAATACACGATTTACTTCCTCTCAGCAGGCAATGTCCCCCTGAAAAACGTGAACTTCTGCGACCTAGTCCCCACCAATACCACCTTCCAACCCAATAGCTTTGGCCCAGGGCAAGGCATCCAACTGTCCTTAGGTGGTAGTTTCTTGAATCTAACCAACGTTCCAGACAGCGATCGGGCACAGTTTCTCAATCCTGGGGCTAAACTCCCCACCTACTGCCCCTCCGCCAGCAACCCCACCGGAGCCGTCCTAGTCAACATTGTCAATTCCAGCTTTGCTGCGCCAGACAACGAATTGCCCAACGCAACAGCTCCCGGCACCCCCAGCTATTCCTACGGGTTTGTACGCTTCAAGGCCAAAGTCAACTAA
- a CDS encoding right-handed parallel beta-helix repeat-containing protein, producing the protein MNRNDRWLRSAFLTAGMLGIAGSLSSPAFAGSALRVVVNSNQDTVQPDDVITLREAIALVNGTLSMAQLTPAEKKQVSRPVMVNPGETYGGQNRSIIQFALPENQTQILLTQPLPSLMAVGMTIDGTSQPEYQPGTPIVAIQPASGVNIPRGLSILADGVTVRGLQMAGFRQHDRQDYLEPSGNITIGNREQVPEVTIDRDAAPKDVVIEQNVLGTVAKDDRALPSSFGVYVWNSVGTTVKNNRIFQNQGSGIITGVMAINLVIENNEINQNGLQGMPDGIRLEGKIANSQVIGNQVLDNGGSGIYLFKSEGAIEVRENTLKGNGRKVRQAAIYLMGNDHRIVGNRILEQVGAGVVMAAYPETVRNQVVNNQFGSLQGLSLDLVTRYGTGTSDYQNGDGRNLPMSAYPSRSHSANRGMDAPQLISPEFLISLLDGSVELVGSAVPNAEIEIYRVQLLEDGREFITDVVATAKADGSGKFVTRLEQLQNGDRLSAVATHSDYGTSEASRSAVVRSMGSDN; encoded by the coding sequence ATGAATCGCAATGATCGTTGGCTCCGTTCTGCTTTCTTGACGGCGGGAATGTTAGGAATTGCTGGGAGCTTAAGTTCACCTGCTTTTGCGGGAAGTGCGCTTCGGGTGGTTGTGAATAGCAATCAAGATACCGTTCAGCCGGATGATGTTATCACGTTGCGGGAAGCGATCGCGTTGGTCAATGGAACATTGTCCATGGCCCAGTTGACTCCCGCTGAAAAGAAGCAGGTGAGCCGTCCGGTGATGGTGAATCCGGGGGAGACCTATGGTGGGCAAAACCGATCGATCATCCAGTTTGCTTTACCCGAGAATCAGACCCAAATTTTACTGACCCAACCTTTACCGTCGTTGATGGCTGTAGGGATGACGATCGATGGTACGAGTCAACCGGAGTATCAACCAGGAACGCCCATTGTTGCCATTCAACCCGCGTCAGGGGTGAATATTCCCCGTGGATTGTCGATTTTGGCGGATGGGGTGACGGTGCGCGGTTTGCAGATGGCTGGGTTTCGGCAGCACGATCGTCAGGATTACCTTGAGCCATCGGGCAATATCACGATCGGGAATCGGGAGCAGGTGCCGGAGGTGACGATCGATCGAGATGCGGCTCCCAAGGATGTGGTGATTGAGCAGAATGTGTTGGGGACGGTTGCGAAGGACGATCGGGCATTGCCGTCCAGTTTTGGGGTTTACGTTTGGAATAGTGTAGGAACAACCGTTAAGAATAATCGAATTTTCCAGAATCAGGGAAGCGGGATTATCACGGGTGTGATGGCGATTAATCTCGTTATTGAGAACAATGAGATTAATCAAAATGGATTGCAGGGGATGCCAGATGGAATTCGGCTGGAGGGGAAAATTGCTAATAGCCAGGTGATTGGTAATCAAGTTTTGGACAATGGCGGCAGTGGGATTTATTTGTTTAAGTCTGAAGGCGCGATCGAGGTTCGTGAGAATACCCTGAAGGGCAACGGGAGGAAGGTTCGTCAAGCTGCGATCTATTTGATGGGGAACGATCACCGGATTGTGGGGAATCGCATCCTAGAGCAGGTGGGCGCAGGGGTGGTGATGGCGGCCTATCCGGAAACGGTGCGCAATCAGGTGGTGAATAACCAGTTTGGCAGTTTGCAGGGGCTGAGTCTGGATTTGGTGACACGCTATGGGACGGGCACATCGGATTATCAGAATGGTGATGGCCGGAATTTGCCCATGAGTGCTTACCCCAGTCGATCGCACAGTGCGAACCGAGGAATGGATGCACCGCAGTTGATCAGTCCAGAATTTTTGATCAGTTTGCTGGATGGGTCTGTAGAATTAGTGGGCAGTGCAGTTCCCAATGCAGAGATTGAAATTTATCGTGTGCAGTTGCTAGAGGATGGCCGGGAGTTCATCACGGACGTTGTGGCGACAGCTAAAGCGGATGGTAGTGGCAAGTTTGTCACCCGTTTGGAGCAGTTGCAAAATGGCGATCGGTTGAGTGCAGTGGCAACCCATTCGGATTATGGTACCTCGGAGGCATCTCGGAGTGCAGTGGTGCGATCGATGGGTAGTGATAACTAA
- a CDS encoding TonB-dependent receptor — MKSQKCSKNVYLLGILLASDVAAIALVPNLATANPSNESTAKSANPATTAQKTTKATSLPKAEIQGISKPSLMTQAPESAKSVAATVDQVKILAPTPNTVLDTSAATIVVQYPIGSQLDLRVGDVPVDDKLIGRTEQNDRAGLITQTWYGVALKEGTNIIKANVISNGKTMATASTTVQTRGAIVRIQIEPSATRVPADGKTLVTIQGQLLDAQNNRSNRDGMITLASNGGEWVTKDASPDQPGFQVKAENGRFSAELKAGLEAKTVNVKAQTLELEAFTQVLFETNLRPSIATGVINVRLGRRGTDFFGSLKDFVPPDGNNGWQLDANAAVFATGKIGDWLFTGAYNSDRPLNKTCDGTVRLFRQDQFCENQYPVYGDSSKSDILTPSIDNVYLRLERTSKTPGAGIDYAMWGDYNTEEFATKSQEFTSFTRQLHGFKANYNFGDLQISGLYANNVEGFQRDTIAPDGTSGYYFLSRRLVTEGSEDIFLEMEELNRPGTVLERKKLTRGPDYEIDYDRGTVLFREPVLRTDVASDGTPLVRRIVATYQYDEPGSDNKVYGARARYHFSREQNRESWLGATYWKEDRGARDFELYGADAFISLGSKGSLIAEYAHSKNTSNELGQVSGNAYRIEAQGELAKGIQGRAYYRSADSGFANNATVSFVPGQTRYGAQVTAKVSETTNLKVQYDRETNKGIAAQPLITEFDLFTPREAPVPGSRVDNSLTSITAGIQQRFGSADLTVDWIHRDRSDRINPSANTVSDQLRSRFTMPIAKNLTFLAQNEMTLSSQNDAYYPDRTLLGLNWQVMQGVNMQLAQQFFTSGQYAGKSITSLSLAGDYKLFPETTISGRAGIYSDAGSWTTSGAIGIKQGIRFSPGLRMDLAYEHVFGSFIGQSATGTQFIQPFAPGQSAASLGVQGGDSFSVGLEYNDSPNFQASARVDHRSSSTGTNTVISAGATGKLSPSLTALVRYQQASSANQGISGLGTTSNLKMGLAYRDLASDKFNALFRYEYRRNPSTIPDSLLFSSGTGSEDHLFGLEAIYAPAWNWEFYGKFALRNSKTFLADDFTARTTTSLAQLRATYRLNYSWDLSGEARWISQPTTGYSETGFALEAGYYLTPNLRLSAGYAFGSANDRDFDGYRSAGGPYVGLTVKVNELFNGFGLQKAPKPKNTGEAVAENPSTPAATSTTTASVKQNADKPTEAKKAVTHSAIKSRSIARPEVLK; from the coding sequence ATGAAATCCCAAAAGTGTTCCAAAAATGTTTACCTCCTGGGGATCCTTTTAGCCAGTGATGTGGCTGCGATCGCCTTAGTGCCTAACTTGGCCACTGCCAACCCCTCCAATGAATCTACGGCGAAGTCTGCGAATCCAGCGACAACCGCCCAAAAGACAACGAAAGCGACAAGCCTGCCGAAGGCAGAAATTCAGGGCATCAGCAAACCTAGTTTGATGACCCAAGCCCCAGAGAGCGCCAAGTCAGTTGCAGCTACGGTAGATCAGGTGAAAATCCTGGCACCTACGCCGAATACGGTGCTGGATACGTCTGCGGCAACGATCGTGGTGCAGTATCCGATCGGAAGTCAACTGGATCTGCGGGTGGGCGATGTTCCGGTGGATGACAAGTTGATTGGTCGGACGGAGCAGAACGATCGGGCGGGATTAATCACACAAACTTGGTATGGGGTTGCCCTGAAAGAAGGGACGAACATCATTAAAGCGAACGTGATTAGCAACGGTAAGACGATGGCGACCGCTAGCACCACGGTTCAAACCCGAGGAGCGATCGTGCGGATTCAAATCGAACCCAGTGCAACCCGTGTGCCTGCCGATGGCAAAACCTTAGTAACGATTCAGGGGCAACTGCTGGATGCCCAGAACAATCGCTCTAACCGCGATGGCATGATTACGCTGGCTAGTAATGGTGGAGAGTGGGTCACCAAAGATGCCAGCCCCGACCAACCGGGATTTCAAGTGAAGGCGGAAAATGGTCGGTTTAGTGCTGAGTTGAAAGCGGGGTTAGAGGCGAAAACCGTTAACGTCAAAGCCCAGACCCTGGAACTGGAAGCCTTTACCCAGGTGCTCTTTGAAACCAACCTGCGGCCCTCGATCGCCACGGGGGTGATCAACGTGCGCCTAGGGCGACGGGGCACGGATTTCTTCGGCAGTTTGAAGGACTTTGTGCCGCCGGATGGCAACAATGGCTGGCAACTGGATGCCAATGCTGCGGTGTTCGCGACGGGAAAAATTGGGGATTGGTTATTCACAGGGGCTTACAACAGCGATCGACCTTTGAATAAAACCTGTGATGGAACAGTGCGCCTCTTCCGGCAGGATCAGTTTTGTGAAAACCAATACCCCGTTTATGGGGACAGTTCTAAGTCGGATATCCTGACGCCTTCCATTGATAACGTTTACCTGCGGTTGGAAAGAACCTCCAAGACTCCCGGTGCGGGCATTGACTACGCCATGTGGGGGGATTACAACACGGAGGAATTTGCCACTAAGTCCCAGGAGTTTACGAGCTTTACGCGCCAACTGCACGGCTTCAAGGCGAATTATAATTTCGGCGATCTACAAATTTCGGGTCTCTATGCCAACAATGTGGAGGGCTTCCAGCGAGATACGATCGCGCCCGATGGAACGAGCGGCTATTACTTCCTGTCTCGACGCTTGGTGACGGAAGGTAGTGAAGATATCTTCCTTGAGATGGAGGAACTGAACCGCCCTGGAACGGTGCTGGAACGTAAAAAACTGACGCGCGGCCCCGATTACGAAATTGACTACGATCGCGGGACGGTTTTGTTCCGGGAACCCGTTCTGCGCACGGATGTGGCGTCTGATGGTACGCCTTTGGTGCGTCGGATTGTGGCCACCTATCAGTATGATGAGCCCGGTTCGGATAATAAGGTCTACGGCGCGCGGGCGCGCTATCACTTCTCCCGAGAACAAAATCGGGAAAGCTGGCTTGGTGCGACCTACTGGAAGGAAGATCGGGGGGCACGGGACTTTGAACTCTATGGTGCGGATGCCTTTATCAGCCTAGGTTCCAAGGGTTCGCTGATTGCAGAATACGCCCATTCTAAGAACACATCCAATGAACTTGGGCAAGTCAGTGGTAACGCATACCGCATCGAAGCCCAGGGTGAATTAGCCAAGGGTATCCAGGGGCGGGCCTACTATCGATCGGCGGATTCGGGATTTGCCAATAATGCTACGGTGAGCTTTGTGCCGGGACAAACCCGTTACGGGGCTCAGGTGACCGCCAAGGTGTCAGAGACGACCAATCTCAAAGTTCAGTACGATCGCGAGACAAATAAGGGAATTGCGGCACAGCCCTTAATTACGGAATTTGATCTGTTTACGCCCCGCGAAGCTCCGGTTCCCGGCAGTCGGGTGGATAACTCCCTCACGAGCATTACCGCAGGCATTCAACAGCGCTTTGGTTCAGCGGATCTGACGGTGGATTGGATTCATCGCGATCGCAGCGATCGGATTAATCCCAGTGCCAATACGGTTTCCGATCAACTTCGCTCTCGGTTCACAATGCCGATCGCGAAGAATCTGACCTTCCTGGCACAGAATGAAATGACGCTGTCGTCGCAAAATGATGCCTATTACCCTGATCGGACGTTGTTGGGGTTGAACTGGCAGGTGATGCAGGGCGTCAATATGCAGTTAGCCCAGCAGTTTTTCACCAGTGGCCAGTATGCCGGAAAATCCATCACGAGTCTGTCTCTAGCCGGGGATTACAAGCTCTTTCCGGAAACGACGATTAGCGGGCGGGCGGGAATCTATAGCGATGCGGGCAGTTGGACAACCAGTGGCGCGATCGGGATTAAGCAGGGCATCCGGTTCTCGCCAGGGCTGCGGATGGACTTGGCCTACGAGCACGTGTTTGGTAGCTTCATTGGCCAAAGTGCAACGGGTACCCAGTTTATTCAACCCTTTGCGCCGGGGCAGAGTGCGGCCTCCTTGGGCGTGCAGGGGGGAGACAGCTTCAGCGTGGGGCTGGAGTACAACGATAGTCCTAACTTCCAAGCCAGTGCGCGGGTTGATCACCGCAGTTCCAGCACTGGTACGAATACGGTGATTTCTGCGGGGGCAACGGGTAAGCTGAGTCCTTCTCTCACAGCGTTGGTGCGCTATCAACAGGCTAGCTCGGCCAACCAGGGGATTTCCGGTCTGGGTACCACGTCCAACTTAAAAATGGGCTTGGCCTATCGTGATTTGGCTAGCGATAAGTTTAATGCGCTGTTCCGCTATGAGTATCGCCGTAATCCCTCGACGATTCCTGATAGTTTATTATTCAGTTCGGGGACGGGCTCAGAGGACCATCTGTTTGGCCTGGAGGCGATCTATGCCCCGGCTTGGAACTGGGAGTTCTACGGCAAGTTTGCCCTACGCAATAGCAAGACGTTCCTGGCGGATGATTTTACAGCTAGGACGACGACCAGTTTGGCGCAACTGCGGGCAACCTATCGGCTGAACTATAGCTGGGATCTTTCAGGAGAAGCGCGCTGGATTAGCCAACCTACGACGGGCTATAGCGAAACGGGCTTTGCGCTGGAGGCAGGCTATTACCTCACGCCGAATCTGCGATTGTCTGCGGGCTATGCCTTTGGAAGTGCCAACGATCGCGACTTTGATGGGTATCGATCGGCGGGTGGGCCTTACGTGGGGCTGACGGTAAAGGTGAATGAACTATTCAACGGATTTGGGCTACAAAAGGCACCGAAGCCGAAGAATACAGGGGAAGCGGTGGCAGAAAACCCATCTACTCCAGCTGCCACCTCAACCACGACGGCTTCAGTCAAGCAAAATGCAGACAAGCCGACGGAAGCCAAAAAGGCTGTCACCCATTCTGCGATTAAGTCTCGTTCGATCGCTCGTCCTGAAGTTCTGAAATAG
- a CDS encoding DUF11 domain-containing protein — MPPRFCSSRRVFQKIAPQKSTFWLALLVVANGVANPWASAAQAQQVSQPTETYPLVNQAAYGYSTVSQAKYPQVQQFQGVTGQIQSQVTAQLIDPLGRIVGCAGEVLPNYAGFSTALYEANPNDPTGTSLGQLVSLTRTELPDVPNNGVLQGLAPNTENSNPYFLPPSSDGTYNFLLDPNRGQLDIGRTYILVINTPPNSIYSQRRIQIRIDSRNGDVVAYTATSLDGRPVTSNGNQSSMTGSIQVSNAATTSLILAALDLNASVCQAQEVQIVKTADRAAAQPGDTVVYRLTLRNLSSSVVNNLQVTDELPFGFRYREGSAKAEYQKQSLPIQATANGRSLVFNLNGVNLPGIQTIDQVQIINIAYAATLTPDAIRGNGKNLASVQGRRADNQQTVKDGPASHQLRIRPGLLSDCGTLIGRVFEDKNFDGEQQPGEPGIPNAVVILDDGNRITTDANGLFSVANVISGYRTGVLDLSSIPGYTFAPNRKFKERNSQSRLVHLSPGGLVRMNFAVTPAAQEVAK, encoded by the coding sequence ATGCCGCCACGATTTTGTTCTTCCCGTCGCGTTTTTCAGAAAATCGCTCCTCAAAAATCAACCTTTTGGTTAGCACTTCTGGTTGTGGCCAATGGCGTTGCGAATCCCTGGGCATCGGCTGCGCAAGCCCAGCAAGTATCCCAACCCACAGAAACCTATCCACTTGTGAACCAAGCTGCCTATGGTTACAGCACCGTATCGCAGGCTAAATATCCCCAAGTCCAGCAGTTTCAAGGCGTGACCGGGCAGATCCAAAGTCAAGTAACCGCTCAATTGATTGACCCCTTAGGCCGTATTGTGGGTTGTGCCGGTGAAGTATTGCCCAACTATGCTGGATTTAGTACGGCTTTGTATGAGGCGAATCCCAACGATCCGACGGGAACGAGTTTAGGGCAGCTTGTCTCCCTAACGCGAACGGAACTCCCGGATGTTCCTAATAATGGGGTATTGCAAGGACTTGCGCCGAATACTGAAAATAGTAATCCTTACTTTTTGCCCCCCAGTAGTGACGGAACCTATAACTTTCTCTTAGATCCCAATCGTGGCCAGTTGGATATTGGGCGAACCTATATTTTGGTCATTAATACTCCACCGAATTCAATCTATAGTCAACGGCGGATTCAAATTCGGATTGATTCTAGAAATGGGGATGTCGTGGCCTACACTGCCACATCCTTGGACGGGAGACCCGTTACGTCTAATGGTAACCAAAGTTCCATGACTGGCAGTATACAGGTGTCTAACGCTGCAACAACTTCCCTAATTTTGGCAGCGTTGGATCTGAATGCAAGTGTGTGCCAAGCCCAGGAAGTGCAAATTGTGAAAACGGCGGATCGGGCAGCGGCGCAACCGGGGGACACGGTGGTCTACCGACTGACCCTCCGTAACCTCTCTAGCTCCGTAGTGAACAACTTGCAGGTAACGGATGAATTACCCTTTGGCTTCCGATACCGTGAAGGTTCAGCTAAGGCAGAGTACCAAAAACAATCCCTACCTATTCAAGCAACGGCCAACGGTAGAAGCTTAGTGTTCAACCTGAATGGGGTCAATTTACCCGGCATTCAAACGATCGACCAAGTTCAAATTATCAACATCGCCTACGCCGCGACCCTCACCCCCGACGCCATTCGAGGCAATGGTAAAAATCTAGCCTCCGTTCAAGGTCGCCGTGCGGATAACCAGCAAACCGTCAAAGACGGCCCCGCCTCCCACCAGCTTCGGATTCGCCCTGGATTACTCTCGGATTGCGGTACCCTGATAGGCCGCGTGTTTGAGGATAAAAACTTTGATGGTGAACAACAGCCCGGTGAACCTGGAATTCCCAATGCCGTTGTGATTTTAGATGATGGTAATCGCATTACAACTGATGCCAATGGCCTGTTCTCCGTAGCGAATGTGATCTCGGGGTATCGCACGGGGGTTTTGGATCTCAGCAGCATTCCAGGTTACACCTTCGCACCCAATCGCAAGTTTAAAGAACGGAATAGTCAATCTCGATTGGTGCATTTATCCCCCGGTGGTTTGGTTCGTATGAATTTCGCTGTGACGCCCGCAGCCCAGGAGGTTGCTAAATGA
- a CDS encoding DUF11 domain-containing protein, translated as MKRSLILGFSTLALVLAAPIGHAAFFSQGFFGGSAIAQNAQRPDVRLQLVAEKRLVARNSQGQEQVTWQAIGGQNSARPGDILRYSLTGKNQGNRAARKFALTQPVPKGTTYVMNSAAKGKGADVIYSIDGGKSFVANPTVPVRTANGKVENRPAPAESYTHIRWQWGGELAPGGNVNIAYQVRVR; from the coding sequence ATGAAACGTTCATTGATTCTCGGTTTTTCTACCTTAGCGCTGGTGTTAGCAGCGCCGATCGGCCATGCTGCCTTCTTTTCCCAGGGCTTTTTCGGTGGGTCTGCGATCGCGCAAAATGCCCAACGACCGGATGTGCGCCTGCAATTAGTCGCTGAAAAACGTCTTGTCGCTCGCAACTCCCAGGGACAAGAACAAGTCACCTGGCAAGCGATCGGGGGCCAAAATTCTGCCCGTCCTGGGGATATTTTGCGATACTCCTTAACGGGCAAGAATCAAGGGAATCGGGCTGCTCGAAAATTCGCCCTCACTCAGCCGGTTCCCAAAGGCACCACCTATGTGATGAATTCCGCTGCTAAGGGCAAAGGTGCGGATGTGATTTATAGCATTGATGGCGGTAAGAGCTTTGTAGCCAATCCGACCGTTCCTGTCCGGACGGCTAATGGCAAGGTGGAAAATCGCCCTGCCCCCGCAGAAAGCTATACCCACATTCGTTGGCAGTGGGGCGGAGAACTGGCTCCTGGTGGAAATGTCAACATTGCTTACCAAGTTAGAGTGCGCTAA